From one Dyella sp. 2HG41-7 genomic stretch:
- the rsmB gene encoding 16S rRNA (cytosine(967)-C(5))-methyltransferase RsmB encodes MNDTRALAAQALADIALRGVSLREAMDQRAPKLRDPRDRALLTALLSDGARWWLRFDAALDRLLDKPLRRKEPEVHALLVLGIVQLEILQMQDYAAVAATVEAVRALNRPRLAGLVNAILRRWQRERVTLLAQLDAQAQTRYALPPWLTDTIATDWPTHVEAVLADSNREPPLMLRANRRRAARDVLIEQLRAAGYTADAHPWLVDGIVLPHSSDVTRMPGFSDGLFAVQDGAAQVAADLLDIHDGQRVLDACAAPGGKACHVLERANISLTAVEFDAPRAARIRQNLERLGLQADLRIGDAGDPSAWWDKQAFDRILIDAPCSATGVLRRRPDVRLHRRASDIDTLVAQQQRILAGLWPLLAPGGRLVYVTCSLLRAENEAVIAHFLKDHDDARVVPVQLPAGQPAAIGWQILPGDDDLDGMYYAVLERR; translated from the coding sequence ATGAACGACACGCGCGCCCTCGCTGCGCAAGCGCTGGCGGATATCGCGCTACGCGGCGTATCGCTGCGCGAAGCGATGGATCAGCGCGCACCGAAGCTGCGCGATCCACGCGACCGCGCCTTGCTTACTGCTTTGTTGAGCGATGGCGCGCGCTGGTGGTTGCGCTTCGACGCCGCGCTCGATCGCTTGCTGGATAAACCGCTGCGCCGCAAAGAACCCGAAGTGCATGCGTTGCTGGTGCTTGGCATCGTGCAGTTGGAAATTCTGCAAATGCAGGATTACGCCGCCGTCGCCGCTACCGTGGAGGCCGTGCGCGCGTTGAACCGTCCGCGTCTGGCCGGATTGGTGAACGCCATCCTGCGTCGCTGGCAGCGCGAACGCGTCACGCTGTTGGCCCAATTGGATGCGCAAGCACAGACGCGCTACGCGCTTCCGCCGTGGCTGACCGACACCATCGCTACCGATTGGCCCACGCACGTGGAAGCCGTGCTCGCCGATAGCAATCGCGAACCGCCGTTGATGTTGCGCGCGAATCGTCGCCGTGCTGCGCGCGATGTGCTGATTGAGCAACTTCGCGCCGCCGGTTACACCGCCGACGCGCATCCCTGGCTGGTCGACGGCATCGTGCTGCCGCATAGCAGCGATGTGACGCGCATGCCCGGCTTCTCCGATGGGTTATTCGCCGTGCAAGATGGCGCTGCGCAAGTCGCGGCCGATCTGCTCGATATTCACGATGGTCAACGCGTGCTCGACGCGTGCGCCGCGCCGGGCGGGAAAGCGTGTCATGTGTTGGAACGCGCGAATATTTCGCTTACCGCTGTCGAATTCGACGCACCGCGCGCTGCGCGCATTCGTCAAAACCTGGAGCGGCTAGGTCTACAGGCCGATCTGCGCATCGGCGATGCGGGCGATCCCTCCGCCTGGTGGGACAAGCAAGCTTTCGATCGCATCCTGATCGACGCACCTTGCTCGGCGACTGGCGTGTTGCGTCGTCGACCGGATGTGCGTCTGCATCGTCGCGCCAGCGATATCGATACGCTGGTCGCGCAGCAACAGCGAATTCTGGCGGGGCTGTGGCCGTTGCTCGCGCCGGGCGGACGTCTGGTCTATGTCACCTGCTCGCTGTTGCGTGCAGAGAATGAAGCGGTGATCGCGCATTTCTTGAAAGATCACGACGATGCGCGCGTTGTGCCCGTGCAACTTCCGGCGGGACAACCTGCAGCGATCGGCT
- the fmt gene encoding methionyl-tRNA formyltransferase has protein sequence MRIVFAGTPEFSVPCLEACRASGAEVVAVYTQPDRPAGRGRKLTPSPVKQAALAANIPVEQPESLKTVEARNTLEAYRPDLMVVVAYGLILSRKVLAIPRLGCWNVHASLLPRWRGAAPIQRAILAGDAESGVDLMQMEAGLDTGPVLLERRTVITREDTGGTLHDRLSVLGADVLAEGLRRTLAGEMLHATTQSDDGVVYAHKLEKTEARLDFSKPAIALEHQVRAFDPWPVAEGDIAGENVRIWAARAIDQSHDATPGQVIGAQRDGIDIACGEGVLRVAALQRAGGKRISAVDYLNARPELRQAR, from the coding sequence TTGCGCATTGTTTTTGCGGGCACGCCGGAATTCTCCGTCCCATGTCTTGAAGCATGCCGAGCGAGCGGCGCTGAAGTCGTTGCCGTTTATACGCAACCGGATCGCCCCGCTGGCCGTGGCCGCAAGCTCACACCCAGTCCCGTGAAGCAGGCGGCGCTCGCCGCAAATATTCCGGTCGAGCAACCCGAATCGCTGAAAACCGTCGAAGCGCGCAATACGTTGGAAGCGTATCGCCCCGACTTGATGGTCGTCGTTGCATACGGTTTGATTCTTTCGCGCAAAGTGCTCGCGATTCCGCGCCTCGGTTGTTGGAACGTACACGCAAGTCTGTTGCCACGCTGGCGCGGCGCCGCGCCGATTCAACGCGCGATTCTCGCCGGCGATGCAGAATCCGGCGTCGATCTGATGCAGATGGAAGCTGGGCTCGATACCGGCCCTGTGTTGCTCGAACGTCGCACCGTCATCACGCGTGAGGACACCGGCGGCACGCTGCACGATCGTCTTTCCGTTCTCGGCGCGGATGTACTCGCCGAAGGTTTGCGCCGCACGTTGGCAGGCGAAATGCTGCATGCGACGACGCAATCCGATGACGGCGTGGTCTACGCGCACAAGTTGGAAAAAACCGAAGCGCGCCTCGATTTTTCGAAGCCGGCGATCGCGCTGGAACATCAAGTACGCGCGTTCGACCCCTGGCCCGTCGCCGAAGGCGATATCGCCGGCGAAAACGTGCGTATCTGGGCCGCTCGCGCCATCGATCAATCGCACGATGCAACGCCCGGACAAGTGATCGGCGCACAACGCGATGGCATCGACATCGCCTGCGGCGAAGGCGTATTGCGCGTCGCGGCGTTGCAACGCGCGGGCGGCAAACGCATCAGCGCGGTCGATTACCTCAACGCACGTCCCGAATTGCGTCAGGCGCGATGA
- the def gene encoding peptide deformylase, whose translation MSVLTILEFPDPRLRTKAAPVTTFDAALKQFVDDMFETMYAANGVGLAATQVNVHQRVLVADMSEERNQPLALINAEILEKDGTQVYQEGCLSFPGIYADVTRALKVKVRAQDVEGKTFELEVEGPLAVCIQHEMDHLAGKVFVDYLSPLKRSILLKRMEKQRKQAASA comes from the coding sequence ATGTCTGTCCTGACCATTCTCGAATTCCCCGACCCCCGGTTGCGCACGAAAGCCGCGCCCGTCACCACGTTCGACGCCGCATTGAAGCAGTTCGTCGATGACATGTTCGAGACTATGTACGCCGCCAACGGCGTCGGTCTCGCCGCGACGCAGGTCAACGTGCACCAGCGCGTGCTCGTCGCGGACATGAGCGAAGAGCGCAACCAACCCCTCGCGTTGATCAACGCGGAGATTCTGGAGAAGGACGGCACGCAGGTGTATCAGGAAGGATGTTTGTCCTTCCCCGGCATCTATGCCGACGTCACCCGCGCGTTGAAAGTGAAAGTGCGCGCGCAGGATGTCGAAGGCAAAACCTTCGAACTGGAAGTGGAAGGTCCGCTCGCTGTGTGCATTCAGCACGAGATGGATCATCTGGCCGGCAAGGTGTTCGTCGATTACTTGTCGCCGCTCAAGCGTTCGATCCTGCTCAAGCGCATGGAGAAGCAGCGCAAGCAGGCTGCGAGCGCGTGA
- a CDS encoding LysM domain-containing protein codes for MIKKSIGLLAGMLVTVAVYAAGAQLRADHPDSYTVHRGDTLWGISARFLSKPWLWPEIWQANPQVRNPHLIYPGDVLDLSFINGGPALRLEPSMHREGEAIPAVPLDQIKQFLKDSRVVDPDEVKNAPYVMGFEEGDLTGTVGRNVYVRNLDAKPGQRWAIVRPTHVFRTHGGSGAEESDGMTANIADSDVATIRTPWNEEWATSVDNVTPDHAFRGKTLGMEVTVIGEAEVLRGGDPSTLLLLNSIVEIRAGDRLMPIDDNPYDPYYYPHPPKSSPDGARVIAFAQERMSQVGPYDVVVLSVGSKDGVDNGTTFSLWQPGEQVPDDVAHSSFSRYDHKFVTLPDEYVGHMMIFRTFDHVSYGLVMDGLKPVKVGARAKMPE; via the coding sequence ATGATCAAAAAGTCCATTGGGCTGCTGGCCGGCATGCTGGTCACCGTGGCCGTCTATGCGGCTGGGGCTCAGCTTCGTGCCGATCACCCCGACAGCTATACCGTCCATCGGGGCGATACCCTGTGGGGCATCTCCGCCCGTTTCCTGTCCAAGCCTTGGCTATGGCCGGAAATCTGGCAGGCCAATCCCCAGGTTCGTAATCCGCACCTGATCTATCCGGGCGACGTGCTGGATCTGTCCTTTATCAATGGCGGGCCGGCGTTGCGTCTGGAGCCCTCCATGCATCGCGAAGGCGAGGCCATCCCCGCCGTTCCGCTCGATCAGATCAAGCAATTCTTGAAAGATTCGCGCGTGGTCGATCCGGACGAGGTGAAGAACGCCCCGTATGTGATGGGCTTCGAAGAAGGCGACCTCACGGGCACCGTCGGCCGCAATGTCTACGTGCGCAATCTCGACGCCAAGCCGGGCCAGCGCTGGGCGATCGTGCGTCCGACGCATGTGTTCCGCACCCATGGCGGTTCCGGCGCCGAGGAAAGCGACGGCATGACGGCCAACATCGCCGACAGCGACGTCGCCACCATCCGTACGCCCTGGAACGAAGAATGGGCCACCAGCGTCGACAACGTCACGCCGGATCATGCCTTCCGCGGCAAAACGCTGGGGATGGAAGTGACGGTGATCGGCGAGGCCGAAGTGCTGCGCGGCGGCGATCCGTCCACATTGCTGCTGCTCAATTCCATCGTGGAAATCCGCGCCGGCGATCGCTTGATGCCGATCGACGACAACCCGTACGACCCGTATTACTACCCGCATCCGCCGAAGAGCTCGCCCGATGGCGCGCGCGTGATCGCCTTTGCGCAAGAGCGCATGAGCCAGGTTGGCCCGTACGACGTGGTGGTGCTGTCGGTGGGTTCGAAAGACGGCGTCGACAACGGCACCACGTTCTCCTTGTGGCAGCCGGGCGAGCAGGTGCCCGACGACGTGGCGCACAGCAGCTTCAGTCGCTATGACCACAAGTTCGTGACGTTGCCGGACGAATACGTCGGCCACATGATGATCTTCCGCACCTTCGATCACGTCAGCTACGGCTTGGTGATGGACGGTCTGAAGCCGGTGAAGGTCGGCGCACGCGCGAAGATGCCCGAATAA
- the dprA gene encoding DNA-processing protein DprA has translation MNEQAELRDWLVALRTPGLGPGGLRERLAAAAGSIGGVLSDLRRHAFTLGAEAQAWLEQPDEARLAADFAWLSDPQHRLLRCTDADFPPQLETIPQPPVALFVAGDASLLLHPQVAIVGARSASAAGKTNARAFARHLALAGFVVTSGLADGIDGAAHEAALEAGHPTIAVVGTGPDLVYPRKHRELSGRVTAQGALVSEFPPGTAARADHFPRRNRIIAGLSLGTVVIEAGLQSGSLITARLAGEQGREVFAVPGSIHNPLARGCHRLIRDGVRLVESPTEIAETLVPAARALGADLAQRLERNPAAPVGRAQSAAGGWRDDPEYQRLLDVLGHDPMALDDLATRTGQSAAVLSSMLLMLELEGCVEGLPGGRYQLLPGL, from the coding sequence ATGAACGAGCAAGCGGAACTGCGCGATTGGTTGGTGGCGCTGCGCACGCCAGGTCTGGGCCCCGGCGGATTGCGCGAACGCCTCGCCGCGGCGGCTGGGAGTATCGGCGGCGTACTCAGTGATCTTCGACGTCATGCCTTCACCCTCGGCGCGGAAGCGCAGGCGTGGCTGGAACAGCCCGATGAGGCGCGTCTCGCCGCCGATTTTGCATGGTTGAGCGATCCACAGCATCGCCTGCTGCGCTGTACCGATGCGGATTTTCCGCCGCAGTTGGAAACCATTCCGCAGCCGCCGGTCGCGTTGTTCGTGGCCGGTGACGCCAGCTTGTTGCTGCATCCGCAGGTGGCGATCGTCGGCGCGCGCAGCGCCAGCGCGGCCGGGAAAACGAACGCACGCGCGTTCGCGCGGCATCTCGCGCTCGCCGGCTTTGTGGTCACCAGCGGTTTGGCGGACGGCATCGATGGCGCCGCGCACGAGGCGGCCTTGGAGGCAGGTCATCCCACGATTGCGGTAGTCGGCACGGGGCCGGATCTAGTCTATCCACGCAAGCATCGCGAGCTCTCCGGTCGCGTGACGGCGCAGGGCGCGCTGGTCAGCGAATTTCCACCAGGCACGGCAGCTCGGGCGGATCACTTTCCACGCCGCAACCGCATCATCGCGGGGTTGTCGCTGGGGACCGTGGTGATCGAGGCGGGGCTGCAGTCGGGCTCCCTGATCACCGCCCGGCTGGCGGGCGAACAGGGGCGGGAGGTGTTCGCCGTGCCCGGTTCCATCCATAATCCGCTCGCTCGCGGCTGCCACCGACTCATCAGGGACGGTGTGCGATTGGTCGAAAGCCCCACGGAAATTGCCGAAACCCTGGTTCCCGCTGCGCGGGCGCTCGGCGCCGACCTGGCGCAGCGCCTCGAACGGAACCCGGCGGCGCCTGTGGGGCGCGCTCAATCGGCGGCTGGCGGCTGGCGCGACGATCCGGAATACCAGCGGCTGCTGGACGTGCTCGGACACGATCCTATGGCTTTGGACGACCTGGCGACGCGCACCGGGCAGAGTGCCGCCGTCTTGTCATCCATGCTGCTCATGCTGGAGCTGGAAGGCTGCGTCGAGGGCTTGCCGGGTGGTCGCTATCAGCTTCTACCGGGTCTTTGA